CGGCGCTGCCGCCATCAAGGTGTTTCCTGCGGAAACTGCGGGCCCGACCTACTTCAAACACCTCCTCGGGCCGCTGCCCGGGGTGCGCTTGATCGGTTCTGGAGGCATCAATGAGGGCAATGCCGCTGAGTTCATCGCGGCCGGAGCCTATGCCGTCACGGCCGGTTCCAGTGTGATCGATGCGGCGGCGTTGGCTGCCTCGGATTGGGCGGCGATCGAGGCGTCAGCTCGCCGGTTCGTCGATTGTTTGGCAGGCTAGGACCCGTGATCATTCCCAGGCCCACCACGCTCGAGTTCGATGACGGCGAATTCGTCTTTGAACGCACCACCCGGATTGCCGCCCCAGGCGGGCTGGATGCTGTCGCCGCCTGGCTGCAAGCGGCGTTGCGCCCGGCGATGGGTTTCGCACTCGCGCGTGTCGATGACCCGGACAGTGTGCACTCCACTCTTGTGCTCGATCTCGGACTGGACTTGAACCCAGAGGGATATCGATTGACTGCTGGGCCAGACGGCATCCGGATTGAAGGTGGCACGCCGGCCGGTGTCTTCTACGGCTGCCAGGCTCTGCTGCAGCTGCTGCCGGTTTCGATCTACCGGCGGGCGCGAGTCGAGGGTGAGGCCTGGCTGGTTCCTGCTGTGCGGATCGAGGATGCGCCGCGATTCACGTGGCGGGGGACGATGCTCGATGTTGCGCGTCACTTCATGCCGAAGCACGACCTGCTGCGGTTCATCGACCTGATGGCCATGCACCGTCTGAACATGCTGCATTTGCACCTGACCGACGACCAGGGCTGGCGGATCGAGATCTTGCGTTACCCGAGACTGACCGAGGTCGGCTCGTGGCGGCGTGAGTCGCAGGTCGGTGCTGGCGCGGATGCGCGCGGTGACGGGCGCCCGCATGGCGGGTACTACACGCAGGAGGACATTCGCGAGATTGTCGCATACGCGGCGGAACGGTTCATCACGGTCGTACCGGAGATCGAGTCGCCGGGGCATGTGCAGGCGGCGCTTGCCGCGTATCCGGAACTGGGAGTGACCGGCCGCCAACTGGAGGTGTGGACGCACTGGGGGATCGATGACAACGTGCTCAACGTCGAAGAGTCGACGGTTGAGTTCTTCCTCAACGTTTTGAGTGAGGTGATGGACCTTTTCCCGTCGTCGTACATCGGAGTCGGCGGCGACGAATGCCCGAAAGACCAGTGGCGTGCAGACGCGCGCACGCAACAGCGCATGGCTGAACTCGGGGTGCGTGATGAGGAGGCGTTGCAGAGCTGGTTCATCGGCCGGCTTGACGATCGGCTGACCTCGCGCGGTCGAAGGCTTTTCGGGTGGGACGAGATCCTCGAGGGCGGGCTCGCCGCCGGAGCGACAGTGGCCTCATGGCGGGGCATGGCCGGTGCGATTGCGGCCGCACGCTCGGGCCATGATGTCGTCTCCTGCCCGGACGACCAGGTGTATCTGGACTATCGGCAGTCCGACTCCGATGACGAGCCGATCCCGGTCGCAATCGTGCTGACCGTTCACGACGTGTATGACTTCGAACCGGTGCCCGAGGGCCTGACGGAGGCTGAGGCGACTCACATTTTGGGTGGCCAGGCCAATATCTGGACAGAGCACATGGATTCGCCGAGGACGGTGGACTTCTTCGCGTACCCGCGCCTGTGTGCGCTGGCCGAGGCACTGTGGATCACGGGCCCGCGGGACTACGACGAATTTTCCGGGCGGCTCGATGAGCACCGATCACGGCTGGATGCGATCGGAGTCGAGTATCGTCACGCAATGGGCCCGCTGCCGTGGCAGCGGCGGCCGGGCGTCACCGGCCGGCCGAGTTCACGCGAAGAGCGTGCGGCCTACATGGCAGAGGTCACGGCGAATATTGCGCCGGAGCAAACTGAGATCGCGGTTCCGGTTGCCGAGCCCGACCCTGAGCCGATATTGACCGCAAGCATTGATCCGCTGATCGCACCGACGATTGCTGTTGACGTCACTCCCGAAGTCGAGTCGTTACGGGACGAGTGAGCGAGTGTCGTTCGATCGCGCAATCGCGGCAACGCTGCTGCCGGGATTCATCGGAACCGAACTGCCCGACTGGCTCGCTGCGCGGTTGCGCGGCGGGCTCGGTGGCGTGTGCATCTTCGGGCAGAACATCCGGTCGCGCACGCAGCTGCGCGCGCTGACCGACGCCGTCTACGCTGCCAATCCCGAAGCGATCGTCGCGATCGACGAGGAGGGCGGCGACGTCACCCGGCTCTACCACGAATCCGGATCGCCCTACCCTGGCAATGCGGCGCTCGGTCGCATCGATGATCTCGGCTATACCGAAGAGATCGCACAACTGGTCGGCCGCGAGCTGCGCCGTGTCGGCTGCAACCTCAACTTTGCCCCGGTCGTCGACGTCAATTCCAACCCGGACAATCCGGTGATCGGTGTGCGCAGCTTCGGCGCAACGCCCCAGCGGGTTGCAGCGCACGGGGCTGCGTGGACCCGCGGGCTGCAATCCGCCGGCGTCGCAGCCAGTGCGAAGCATTTTCCGGGCCACGGCGATACGGCGACCGATTCGCATCTGGCTATGCCGGTCGTCGATCGGTCGTTGCATCAGCTGCGGCAGCGTGAGTTGGTGCCGTTCGCCGCCGTCATCGACGCAGGGGTGCGCACCATCATGACCTCACACATTCTGCTGCCGCAGCTGGATCCGGCCAACCCGGCCACCCTCAGCCGACGGATCCTCGGCGGCCTGCTTCGCGACGAATTGGGATTCGACGGTGTGATCGTCAGTGACGCGCTCGACATGGCAGGCGCAAGCGGTGTCGACGGAATCCCGGTTGCCGCAGCCCGGGCGCTCGCGGCAGGCTGCGACCTGCTCTGCATCGGAACCGGCAACACGGACGAACAACTCGACCAGATCGTTCACGAGATCAGGCGTGCGGTCGCATCCGGTCGACTGACGACAGGGCGGCTGGGCGAGGCGGCAGGTCGCGTCGTCGGCCTGGCGCAGGCGCTCCAGGCCGAGCGTGCGGCGATTCAGATTCCGGATGCCGGCCCTCAGCTCGCTGAACTCGACCGCTCGACCGCTCGTGCGCTTTCCGCGTTCGATGCTGACGAGGCTGCTGAGCTGTGGCGAGAAACTGCCCGCGGAAACTACTCCGTCGTGCGGATCGAGACTGCGGCCAACATCGCGGTCGGAGCGGCCCCGTGGGGTCCGTTCGCCGAGGTCGGCGCGGATCCTTCGCGGCCTGGGAACGCTGCCTTCGCCTCCCACCCGCAGTTCGTTGCACTCGAGAGCGCGCGGGGCGTGTCTGTACCGGCCGACGAGTCGAACGTGCTCGTGGTCGGCCGTGACATCCACAGGTACGCGTTCGCGCGTGACCTTGTCGACGGTCTGCGCGCCCGACACTCGAACGTGCTCGTCGTGGACATGGGCTGGCCTTCAGACGACCGCCGCTACGCCGACGTCGCGACATTCGGAGCATCACGCCTGATGGGCCGAGCGCTGCTCTGCCTGCTCGACGGTTCCAGCGAGGTGCACGCGACTCGCTGAGCAACCGACCCCGCCGGCCGGGCAGTATCGCGCGAGGCGATAGATTGGAGCCGCTATGGAAATCATCATTCTTTCGTCCCCGGCCGAAGTCGGGCGCGCTGCCGCGAGCAAGATCGCTCAGGTCATCAGCCGCAAACCGGATGCCGTTCTCGGCCTCGCGACCGGATCCTCGCCACTGGCGATCTATGCTGAACTCGCCGCGCGTGTGCAGTCAGGTGAGCTCGACGCATCCGCTGTCCGTGGATTCGCACTCGACGAATACGTCGGAATCGCAAAAGGGCACCCGGAAAGCTACGAGACGGTGATCCACCGTGACGTTGTCGGGCCGTTGCGAATGAATCCGAACCTGATCCATGTGCCTGACGGCCGTGCCACGGACATCGAAGCGGCCTGCACCGCTTACGATGCGGCCATTCGCGAGGCAGGAGGCGTCGACATCCAGATTCTCGGCATCGGCGCGAACGGGCACATCGGGTTCAACGAACCGACCTCGTCGTTCGCCTCACGCACGCGGATCAAGACCCTTGCACCGCAAACCCGCGCAGACAATGCCCGGTTCTTCGACAACCCGGACGAGGTGCCGACGCACTGCCTCACCCAGGGGCTCGGCACGATCATGGACGCCCGAGCACTTGTGCTCGTCGCCCAGGGCGCGAACAAGGCGGATGCCGTCGCCGCAGCCGTCGAGGGACCCGTCTCGAGCATGTGCCCGGGTTCGATCCTGCAATTCCACCAGCACGCGACGGTGATCGTCGATGAGGCTGCCGCTTCGAAGCTGACGCTGGTCGAGTACTACCAGTACACCTACGCGAACAAGCCGGAGTGGCAGCGCTTCTGACCCCGGCCCGCCCGAGGGGCGAGGTGGCCCGGTGGTCGAGTAGGTCGCCCAGCGACCGTATCGAGACCGTGAAGCGCGGGTGTGGTCTCGATATGTCTGCTCGCCCTTCGGCTTCGCTCAGGGACCGATAGCTCGCGGGCTACTCGACCACCGGGCGACCGTGAACCCGGTGGTCGAGTAGGTCGCCCAGCGACCGTATCGAGGCCCGGCTACTCGGCGCATGGACCGAAAGCTCGCGGACTACTCGACCACCGAGAGCGCAGCGCCCTCTGCCCAGACAGCGCGCACGTGCCACTCGTGATCCAGCAGTACGGCGTCTGCCACGTAGCCCGGCTTCAACAGGCCGAACTCGTGTTCACGCCCGAGCACACGTGCAGGGGTCAGGGTCAGGGCCTCGACTGCCGTGGCCGGTTCGATCCGTGCCGCGGTGACGGCGACGCGGAGGGCTGCATCCTGGGTCAGGGTCGAGCCCGCGATCGTCGACGTGCCTGACAGCACGGCGAGTCCGTTCGCGACGGTCACGTTGAGCGAGCCGAGGCGATAGTCCCCGTCGTGCGCGCCCGCGGCGGACATCGCATCCGTAATTAAGGCGACGCGGTGCGGCGCCTGCGTGAAAGCCAGGTGGGCGACATCCGGATGCACGTGAAGTCCGTCGAGAATGAGTTCGAGTGTGACCCGCTCATCTTTCATCGCTGCTACAACCGGTCCTGGTGCACGATGTTGGATGCCCGGCATCGCGTTGAACGCGTGTGTCAGCACCCGGGCGCCGCGGTCGAACGCCTCAGCAGCCTGCTCTTCTGTCGCTTCGGTGTGCCCGACCGCCACAATCACGCCGGCCTCGACGAGTATGTCGATCGACTCGAGCGCGTTTGGCAGCTCGGGCGCAATCGTCAGCTGGCGCAGCGTGCCGCGCGCTGCGCCGATCAGTTGTTCGAGGAGTTCGGGATCCGGCTCTCGCAGAAAGTCGGGGTTGTGTGCGCCGCGTCGACCGAGCGCCAGGAACGGGCCCTCCAGATGTGCTCCGAGCACCAACGGGTCTAGTACTGCCAGGTCGGCGATGTATTCCAAGCTCTCTCGCAGCTGTGCGAGCGGGTTTGCAACGAGGCTGATCACCGAGCGGGTCGTGCCGTGAGCTCGGTGGGTGCCGAGGGCGAGCAACAATTCATCGGGCCCGTCGTCGAATGAATGACCCCCGCCGCCGTGCCCGTGCAGGTCGATGAAACCGGGTGTCAGCCAGTGGCCGCCCGCGTCGACGACCCGTGCGGATGTTGCGTACCGCTGCCAGTGCGGGCCTTCACCAACAGCGAGGATGCGATTGCCCTCAGTCGCCAGCCAGAAATCGTCGGTCAGGCCGTCAGCATCGAGTTTGCGTGCCGAATGGATGACCAGCGGAGTCGCACCACGCTCACCGGAAGCGCCGCTCACGTGTACGCCTTCCGGCCCTTGATCACGCCACTGACGGCCGCGACGACGGCGAAGACGACGGCGACCACCGGCTGGCCGAGATCCCACCAGGTGTATGCCGCGGTCACCATGATCGCGATCTCGATCAGGGCCTTGGCGTAGTTGTCGATCTGCAGCACCGCTTTCGGCGACAGGAACAGCGCCCACAGAACCATGGCCAGCAGCGGCGCACCGATTCCGACGACGATGTTCCAGGGCAGGGGCCATGTGCTGAAGCCCCAGATCGCGAGGCTCGCGAACGCAAACAATTCAATGAAGAACTGGAGCACATCGTTGGGGCGGATGGACGTGTCCGGGCGCGTAGCAGTCACCCTACGAAGTTTAGCGGGGCCCTGTCGTGCTAGCAGGGCCCTGTCGTGCTAGCAGGGCCCTGTCGTGCTGGCGGGGCCCTGTCGTGCTGGCGGGGCGCTGTCGTGCTGGCGGGGCTCCGCCGGGCTCAGCGGAAGATGATGGTGCGGGCGCCGTCGAGGAGCACACGGCCCTCTGCGAACCATTTGACGGCCTGGGTCAGCGTGCGGCTTTCCTCATCCTGTCCGATTGCGACCAGCTGCGCTGGCGTGCGGGCGTGATCAACACGCACCACGTTCTGCTCGATGATCGGGCCTTCGTCCAGGTCGCTGGTCACGAAGTGGGCGGTCGCTCCGATCAGCTTGACGCCGCGTGCGTGCGCCTGCCGGTAGGGGTTCGCGCCTTTGAATCCGGGCAAGAACGAGTGATGGATGTTGATCGCCTTGCCGCGCAATCGCTCGCACAGCTCTGGCGAAAGGATCTGCATGTAGCGGGCGAGCACGACTAACTCGATGTCGTAGGCATCGACCGCCTCGAGAACGCGGGCTTCGAATGCGGCTTTGCTCACGGCATCCGTTATCGGCAAGGCTTCGAAAGGCACGCCGTAGAAGCCGGCGAGGTCTCGGAGCACTCCGTGGTTGGAAAGGACGAGCGGGATGTCGACCGGCAACTGCCCGGCGCGCTGGCGAAACAGCAAGTCGTTGAGGCAGTGCGCGGCTGTGGACACGAGCACCAGGGTGCGCAGTGGCCGCTCGACGGTGTCGAGCCCCCACTCCATCTCGTAGCGCTGCGTCACGGGCAGCAACTCGGCGCTGAACTCCTCACGCGAGGCCGGAGACTCGACCTGGAGGCGCATGAAGAATCGGCCGGTGTCGAGGCTGGCGAACTGTTGGCTCTCGGTGATGTTGCCCCGTGCCGCCACGATCGCACCGCTGACCGCGTGAACGATACCGGGCCGGTCGGCGCAGACGAGAGTGACGACCCAGTGGGTGATGAGGTCGGCTGGGTTGGGCGCAGTTGAGGTTTCCACCCCACCAATCTATTGCGTGCGGATGCCACGTGTATACCGGTGTGCAGATTGCGGTCGCCCCGGGTGTTTCGCAGCCTGTCTTCGATAGACTGGCTCGTGGCCGGCGGAGAGCGCGCGGCCCTGGGCGCGCACATCAGCGCGTAGTCGACCCGCTCCACAGTTCGATTGGTTCCTGACCGCGACTGCTACGAGTGAGCGGGGAACGCCATTCGTGAGCACCAGCGAACATGACCCTCCTCGAAACACCGCGTGGAACGATCGCGCGTCCCTTTCCCTGGGGCGGCCTGATCGTACTGGCCTGCGTGGTTTTCCTCTCGGTCACCGCCGAGACTCTGCCGACCGGGCTGCTTCCCGACATGAGCTCGACGCTCGGCGTGAGCGAACCACAGGTCGGGCTGCTCGTGACGATCTTCGCGGTCTCTGTCGTCGCCACGAGTGCTCCTCTGACCGCGCTGACCAGACGGTGGCCGCGACGCGGTCTTCTGGTCGGAGTGATTCTCGTGCTTGGAATCAGCAACTTGCTCGCCGCGCTCGCCCCCGACTTCGGGTGGGTCGTGGCAACGCGCGTGCTGGGCGGCATGGCGCACGGAATGTTCTGGGCGATCGTCGGCGCGTATGCCGGGCACCTCGTGCCCAAGGAACAGATCGGCCGTGCCGTCTCGATCATCATCGGTGGTGGCACGCTCGCATTCGTGTTCGGGGTGCCTGTCGCCACCGCAGCGGGTCACGCCTTCGGCTGGCGGATGTCCTTTGCCGGCCTCGGCATGCTGACCGTCCTCGGCGCAGCGCTGGTCTGGCTCTTCCTGCCCGTCGTAGCACGATCAGGTGCTGCGGATGCGCACGCCGCGGCATCCGCGCGTGCCCCGAAAGCCAAACGACCGCGCGACGCGAGCATCCCTGCCGTACTGACGGTCTGCGGGCTTGCCACTGTGATCATGATCGGTCACTATGCGTTCTATACTTACATCGCTCCGTTCATGATCTCGGTGATGGGCGTCGACGCCGGCGCCGTCGGCCCGCTGTTGTTCCTCTACGGGGCTGCCGGCGCGATCGGCCTGATCATCGCGGGCTCGGTCTTCGGCCCGCGACCGCAGCTGGGGCTGGTGACGATGATTGCGCTGGCGGGTGTCTCAGTCTCGCTCCTGGCCGTCTTCGCTGCGACGCCGGTGCTCGGCCTGGCGGCGTTCTTGCTGTGGGGTCTCGCGTTCGGGGCGCTTCCGCCGTTGCTGCAGACCCGGCTGCTGCACGCCTCATCCGCGTCGTTCCGTGACACGGCCAGCGCGCTGTACACGACGGCGTTCAATATCGGCATCGGTGGTGGGGCGCTCGTCGGCGCCGTGGTCTACGGCGCGTTCGGCCTGGGTGAACTGCCGTGGATCTATGTCGCGCTGCTCGCGATCGCGCTTGTGCTGATCGTGGTCATCCCGCTGGTTGCGCCGCTATTGCGCCGCGCCCAACCGGAGCGCCTGCGCCGGTAGTGGGTGTGCCGGCTGTTGGTGCGCCGGCTGCAGGTAGGGCCGCCGCCAGCGTCGGCCGTTTGCTCAGCGTCAGCGACGCGGTGGCTGTGACGCCATGACGGTCTCCGTCGACATAACGCACCCCGATGGCGTGCGTGCTGCCCGGCGTCGCACCCGCCCACACCCAGTCGGTGTCGGATGCGCCACTCTTGATGAGAAAGACACGCGGGTTGCCACCGGCGTTCGTGTAGACGCCGCCGTCGGCGAGCAGGTCCACCTCATGCCCCGGGATGCCGTCGCTCACGTGCACGGAGAACGTCGGCCCGTAGCCGGCGGCTGATTCGCCGAAGCCCGTCGCTTCGGCTGAAACAGCCGGGGCCAGCAGGGCGAATGGTGCGCTTGGCGTCGGCGCGGAACGGAGCCCGGCTGAGTCGATCGCGACGGCGGTCACCGTGTTCTCGCCCGGGCCGAAGCCGTCGAGCTGGCCCGTTGTCCACGTGCCGTCATTGCTGACCGGAATCGTTGCGAGGACCGTTGATCCATTCGATACCTGCACAGTCCCACCGACCACAGCGGTGCCGCGAATGATGGGGAGGTAGAGTCCGTCGATGCCGCCGTCGCCCGCGGTGTCCACGCCGGTGATGATCGGAGCTGCCGGCGGAATCGCGATCGAGAACGCGCTCGCGGCGGGGGTAGAGGATATTTCGCCGTTACTTTGCGTCGCCTGCAGTGAATATGCGCCGTTCGGGGACGCACTGAGCTCGAACGTGAACGTCCAGGTGCCGTTTGTGGTCACAGTGCCGTGCTGTGAGGCTGTCGTGCCATCGGGTCGGGTGAGCGTTGCTTCAATGCTGTTGCCCGGCGCCCCATTGCCGGCAACAGAGACGGGGCCACCGACATTGATTGTGCTGCCAGCGGCCGGAGCGGTGATGGTCGGTGCGGCGGGTGGTACAGCGAGCACCAGCGTGAGTGTGGATGCGGCAGACGGGCCCGCATCGTTACTCTGCGTCACCGTCAAGCTGGCGGTGCCGTTCGTCAATCCGCTGATGTCGACCGTGACGCTCCAACTGCCGTCCGTGGCGACCGTGCCCGACGTGGATGTTCGGCTCACGCCATCCGTCGACGTGAGCGTCGCCGTGATGGCGTCGCCGGCAACTCCCGTCCCCCTCGCCTGAAGAGTGGTGCCAGACGTGATCGGCTGGTCCGCGTTCGGGGTTGTGATCCCTGGGGCGGCCGGAACCACGCTGAGCCGGATCGCCTGCGTCGTCGCCGGGGTTGAGGCTCCATGGGCGCCGCTCTGCACGACGGAGAACGTGTAGGTGCCGTTCGGTAGGTGCTGCGCCGTGAGATCCGCCGTGAGGCTCCACGTTCCCGAGCCGGTGACCGTCACGTGCCCGACTTCGAGGCTCGACGGAACGACGGCGAAGCGCGCGGTTCCACCCGCACCGCCCGAGATCAATTGCGCGGTTGCAGTCACCGTATTTCCGGGGTCACCGGTGCCGGCGAGCACCAGCACGCCTGCAGATGAAATGGATGCGGTGCCGATCGACGGCGCGGTCGGCCCGGCGGGCGGCGTCGTGACCGATGCGTTGAATGCAGGAGCGGCGGGTGCCGCGACCGCAGGCGGAGCGGTGGGCACGGGGCTCGCGCTGGTGGTCGGCGACGGGCTCGGGCTCGTTGACGGTGGCGCACTCGGGCTGGTTGACGATGGCGCACTCGGCGACGAGGAGGGTGCAGCGGCGACCGGAGCCTTGGGTGCCGGGGTGCCTCCGAACAGTGTGGGGCCAAGGACGATGGCGGCTGCAACGCCGGCCGCCACGAGCACGCCGGCGACGACGGAGCCGATCACGACCGCGCTCGCTCCGGTGGCCCCTCCCGCAGCGGCTCCAGCGGTTGCCCCGGCACCGGCTCCGGCCCCTGCACCGGAACCGGAACCTGCGCCAGCTCCTGCGCCTGCCCCCGCACCAACTCCAGCTGCCGATCCTGTACCACCGGCGCCGACGGCAGCAGCAGGCATCACCACACCGCCCGCGCCGAGCGCGTATGCGGCAACGTGGGAGCCGGATTGCAGCCAGGCTGCGTATCCGGTCGCACCGAGAACGCCCGCGGCGAGCGGTAGCAGCACGAGGGCGAGGCGCGAGCCGACGTCCTTCGCCTCAGCGGCGACGATGCTGCATTTCGCGCACGACGCTAGGTGCTCGTCAACGCGACCGGTGTCACGTTTGCCGAGCCCGTTGCGTGCGTAGCTGCCGAGGCGGTCGATGGTCCAGCGGCACTCGGAGTCGGCGGGCACGCTGGAGAGGTGGGCCTGAATCCAGGCCTGACGAAGGCCTTCCCGTGCTCGATAGGTCAGCGCGGCCACCGCGTTCGCCTTCATCGCGAGCAGCGGCGCGATCTCCTGCGGCGTCATCGATTCGACTTCGCTGTACCAGAGCGCCTCCTGCCATCGCGTCGGCAGGCTTTGAAATGCGGTCGCGGTCAGTGACCGGTCGAGGGCGGCAAGTGTGTTGTCGTCGCTGAATGCCGGGTCTTCGATCTGTTCGGCATCCTCGATCGCGGTCTCGCGCTTCGCGCGGCCCCAGCTCGCGGCAGTGTTGCGGATCGTTGTGAACAGGTACGGGCGAAATGCGCCGGTCGGTCCTCCGCCTGCCTGGATCGCCTGGAAGATCTTCGCGTATGACTCTGCGACCAGATCGTCGGCATCGAATGTCGACGTGTACGAGCGCGCGACCGTTGCACCTGCGCGGGAGTGACGCTTCCACAACTCTGCGAACGCGTTCGTGTCGCCGCTGCGTGAACGCTTGATCAGGTCGTCGTCGCTGAGTGTGGATGCGTCGCGCGGAGCTCGCATGGCCATGCCCGCGTCTCCTCTCGGTGCTGGTTTGCGGTGTGACGCATGCGCTTCACCGTGTCGGGTGCGTCTCGTAAGTGACGCAGAACGGCGCGGGGGATGACGCCGTCTCTACTGAATTTTGCGCGATTGCCAGACATTACACAAAGTCTGCGAAGAAATTCTCAAAAACCCGCGTCATAGATCGGCCAATATGCACTCTCTCATGGTGAAGGGCGGAGTTCTCAGTACGGCCGAACCAAACGGTCGGATTGCTCCGGATCAATGCAATGGACGCACAGGTGTGGATTTGGACATTGGCAGTTCTGACTGTTGCTGCATCCTGCGCGAGTCTGATCTGGACGGCGCACGAGCGTCGTCCGAAATATCGGCGGAGTCGTGGTTGAGGTGGGGGGATCCTGCGAAGCCGCTTCCGTGGTAGCCCGAATACCGCGCGCACCATATTCGGCTGTGGTGTGTATGAGGATCTGACCGGCGTTCCCTAGTCGCCAGTCAGACGCCGGCATGATCGGGGGGTCGTCTAACGGTTCGTGTGGCGCAGAGGCCGGGAAGCTCGGGGGAGCATCCCGGCCTCTCCTCTGTTAACGCAGTTAAGGCGCTTGTGAAGATTGACGCTCGCTTCTGCCGACCCTTACGCGGCGACGATCCGGTTGCCAGCCGCCCACA
The Rathayibacter sp. SW19 DNA segment above includes these coding regions:
- a CDS encoding sigma-70 family RNA polymerase sigma factor, translating into MAMRAPRDASTLSDDDLIKRSRSGDTNAFAELWKRHSRAGATVARSYTSTFDADDLVAESYAKIFQAIQAGGGPTGAFRPYLFTTIRNTAASWGRAKRETAIEDAEQIEDPAFSDDNTLAALDRSLTATAFQSLPTRWQEALWYSEVESMTPQEIAPLLAMKANAVAALTYRAREGLRQAWIQAHLSSVPADSECRWTIDRLGSYARNGLGKRDTGRVDEHLASCAKCSIVAAEAKDVGSRLALVLLPLAAGVLGATGYAAWLQSGSHVAAYALGAGGVVMPAAAVGAGGTGSAAGVGAGAGAGAGAGSGSGAGAGAGAGATAGAAAGGATGASAVVIGSVVAGVLVAAGVAAAIVLGPTLFGGTPAPKAPVAAAPSSSPSAPSSTSPSAPPSTSPSPSPTTSASPVPTAPPAVAAPAAPAFNASVTTPPAGPTAPSIGTASISSAGVLVLAGTGDPGNTVTATAQLISGGAGGTARFAVVPSSLEVGHVTVTGSGTWSLTADLTAQHLPNGTYTFSVVQSGAHGASTPATTQAIRLSVVPAAPGITTPNADQPITSGTTLQARGTGVAGDAITATLTSTDGVSRTSTSGTVATDGSWSVTVDISGLTNGTASLTVTQSNDAGPSAASTLTLVLAVPPAAPTITAPAAGSTINVGGPVSVAGNGAPGNSIEATLTRPDGTTASQHGTVTTNGTWTFTFELSASPNGAYSLQATQSNGEISSTPAASAFSIAIPPAAPIITGVDTAGDGGIDGLYLPIIRGTAVVGGTVQVSNGSTVLATIPVSNDGTWTTGQLDGFGPGENTVTAVAIDSAGLRSAPTPSAPFALLAPAVSAEATGFGESAAGYGPTFSVHVSDGIPGHEVDLLADGGVYTNAGGNPRVFLIKSGASDTDWVWAGATPGSTHAIGVRYVDGDRHGVTATASLTLSKRPTLAAALPAAGAPTAGTPTTGAGAPVGRGAIAAQPAG